In Harpia harpyja isolate bHarHar1 chromosome 12, bHarHar1 primary haplotype, whole genome shotgun sequence, a single window of DNA contains:
- the WDR33 gene encoding pre-mRNA 3' end processing protein WDR33 isoform X1, which yields MATEIGSPPRFFHMPRFQHQAPRQLFYKRPDFAQQQAMQQLTFDGKRMRKAVNRKTIDYNPSVIKYLENRVWQRDQRDMRAIQPDAGYYNDLVPPIGMLNNPMNAVTTKFVRTSTNKVKCPVFVVRWTPEGRRLVTGASSGEFTLWNGLTFNFETILQAHDSPVRAMTWSHNDMWMLTADHGGYVKYWQSNMNNVKMFQAHKEAIREASFSPTDNKFATCSDDGTVRIWDFLRCHEERILRGTILVLPSKEDWKNKLEVVSYVGLLLTVLLEFFQLSTVGYAFFFSVVKAMNIWAA from the exons ATGGCCACAGAAATTGGCTCCCCGCCCCGATTTTTCCATATGCCGAGGTTCCAGCACCAGGCGCCTCGGCAGTTGTTCTACAAAAGACCTGATTTTGCACAGCAGCAAGCAATGCAACAGCTTACCTTTGATGGAAAGCGGATGAGAAAAGCTGTGAACCGAAAAACCATAGACTACAATCCctctgtaattaaatatttggaG aatAGAGTATGGCAGAGAGACCAGCGAGATATGCGAGCAATCCAGCCTGATGCAGGATATTATAATGAC TTGGTCCCTCCTATAGGAATGCTGAACAACCCTATGAATGCTGTAACGACAAAATTTGTTCGGACTTCTACTAATAAAGTAAAATGCCCAGTGTTTGTTGTCAGG tggaCTCCTGAGGGGAGACGCTTGGTCACTGGTGCATCTAGTGGAGAGTTCACTTTATGGAATGGACTGACTTTCAATTTTGAAACGATATTGCAG GCTCACGACAGCCCTGTAAGGGCTATGACTTGGTCACACAATGATATGTGGATGCTGACAGCAGACCACGGGGGATATGTGAAATACTGGCAGTCCAACATGAACAACGTCAAGATGTTCCAGGCACATAAGGAGGCGATTAGAGAGGCCAG TTTCTCACCCACGGATAATAAATTTGCTACATGCTCTGACGACGGCACTGTTAGAATCTGGGACTTTCTACGTTGCCATGAGGAGAGAATTCTTCGAG GAACAATTCTAGTCTTGCCTTCCAAAGAGGATTGGAAAAACAAATTGGAAGTGGTAAGTTACGTAGGACTACTTCTTACGGTTTTACTGGAGTTCTTTCAGCTGTCTACAGTaggctatgctttttttttttcagtagttaaaGCCATGAATATATGGGCTGCGTGA
- the WDR33 gene encoding pre-mRNA 3' end processing protein WDR33 isoform X2 encodes MATEIGSPPRFFHMPRFQHQAPRQLFYKRPDFAQQQAMQQLTFDGKRMRKAVNRKTIDYNPSVIKYLENRVWQRDQRDMRAIQPDAGYYNDLVPPIGMLNNPMNAVTTKFVRTSTNKVKCPVFVVRWTPEGRRLVTGASSGEFTLWNGLTFNFETILQAHDSPVRAMTWSHNDMWMLTADHGGYVKYWQSNMNNVKMFQAHKEAIREASFSPTDNKFATCSDDGTVRIWDFLRCHEERILRAMHFSFGSCSAFYLQFTEEFKRSL; translated from the exons ATGGCCACAGAAATTGGCTCCCCGCCCCGATTTTTCCATATGCCGAGGTTCCAGCACCAGGCGCCTCGGCAGTTGTTCTACAAAAGACCTGATTTTGCACAGCAGCAAGCAATGCAACAGCTTACCTTTGATGGAAAGCGGATGAGAAAAGCTGTGAACCGAAAAACCATAGACTACAATCCctctgtaattaaatatttggaG aatAGAGTATGGCAGAGAGACCAGCGAGATATGCGAGCAATCCAGCCTGATGCAGGATATTATAATGAC TTGGTCCCTCCTATAGGAATGCTGAACAACCCTATGAATGCTGTAACGACAAAATTTGTTCGGACTTCTACTAATAAAGTAAAATGCCCAGTGTTTGTTGTCAGG tggaCTCCTGAGGGGAGACGCTTGGTCACTGGTGCATCTAGTGGAGAGTTCACTTTATGGAATGGACTGACTTTCAATTTTGAAACGATATTGCAG GCTCACGACAGCCCTGTAAGGGCTATGACTTGGTCACACAATGATATGTGGATGCTGACAGCAGACCACGGGGGATATGTGAAATACTGGCAGTCCAACATGAACAACGTCAAGATGTTCCAGGCACATAAGGAGGCGATTAGAGAGGCCAG TTTCTCACCCACGGATAATAAATTTGCTACATGCTCTGACGACGGCACTGTTAGAATCTGGGACTTTCTACGTTGCCATGAGGAGAGAATTCTTCGAG